The genomic segment cgtgggtcccctgaaagggacagaacccgctcgggcaacttggtgctgcacTGGGgtgaaggggtgctgcccatttgcttaggagcagcatcagggccaggttggcagcattagggccaggttgtttgggtgggagagagcggaagccgtaactgttttaataaaaatataccgttttgcaacgtttaagagatgcacctcccgatgtgggaagatttgaaaatgcttatgtttaccgttttatcttttgcagttaaaaataaaaccggtgatggacgggcagcccgcggacggtctgcattttactaagggggaatgtggcgccctggacaagccaggtcgtcacaaagctacaccaacacaccccacaccccggctaggcacatcaaagtcaaacaaaatccttgttgccttcctccaggggctgatgtccacaccagggggtggagccaggcagttggtctccgcccgccaaggagttcacagtcctggaggcgggaaaaggaagaggagATTAGTTCCGGAAGggaaagtgaaaggagtgaagtggtagaggagcaactgtctgaccgtgtccgggtgcgtggcccgggcacatacagcaaggttggcagacggtggtgaccgtctgcaggagaggcggattggagcgaaccgtaacgaccgtggacgggctgtggcccggcagtaccggatcggagagcaaagagaagccagcaccattcggcagggcttacggaccccgacaaggctaggagtcgccgtcaaatttgtcaaatccgttagcgaagagaacctccggggtttcccagtagtcaagtcccgattgaaggtgacagctcaaaccgtgaagggaaacacagtcaccgccaaggctacagttcccagggccagagcctgcaggcaaaaggggctccctcagcatccatccaagctggggagcgggttaccggtgggaagccattggaaccgtcatacaacacaggtgcagggaaaggcagtcaccatcaacctaccgggagcagaaaccaccacaGCCTTCAGTGggcctcgtccatccagccgtgtgttttaccaaggactttgtcttcatcattggctgagtgagtactactatgccgtgcggcaccgtgctgcccccgcgaccctgcacttcaccaggcccagtaacccgcctgccatccctaaccttcactgggccccaggacaaccaaccccctacccacggaggggagaaccaacatccaagctgctccccgtcatcgctcccgggatccccattcagagcagcggtggtgtcacaacctcaccacgaccgtgggtggcgtcacggtcaataaatccccacaaccaatcccccttttcactcacgggcgaggatcgccgctcgagttcccggatccggcccaccgctcgagccactgagcagcgagcaagcgaagcagtagccgtgccggacctgagcagtgggtgagcgctgcgcacctcctccgcccgcgacactggtaaCTAACACAgcacacacatccatgcccttttccCCACACTGGGTACcaggctagagatggacttgacgggtggtcacctataggctggaacgcatccaatccactagtcagagatCTGGGAAGaggaggggttagtgagtggtggGATCGAACGACAGACAGTTTGAGGGAGAGGAGAGGCGAAAGTACTCACAGGACTGAGAATcggcggggcacagggccctagttcaggaagacgctataggctcacctgataaatacttgcccggtgaggggaccatcaaggacctcaccgaaGTTAGCGTCTGGGGCACagtagcaaagagggaacctgggaacggggacagaggtcctacctaagagaggttcaagctacctgccatacgggccaagacagtgacaacaggaggggacccccaaaacgctccaggccaTGGGGATCCACTGCTACAGACGGGTGCACGGAAGAACAGGTCACCagttcaccacaccggcactggaacaaaggaaaTACcgaattggtaaagaccagcaccagccgggtggcagcaactccaaaccagtgagtaaagcacaagttaaactgcagcccctgtgtcgtCTGAATTCTCACCACGTGGCTGCACCACtgcaaccatcatcatcctcccctggggcctagctctacttgcggagatccATCagacctaagctgcccaataccaccagccccagcagtgagagactttgcagcggcggctttccccatatagccgcataccgcaagtggcgtcacgaaatactcttcatttttatttatcccttgtaCAAATCCCCTTTTTAAGcgcccccccagggtcacggaaacgggctacggccacccagtgacatatcccagtAGTATACAGCCCTGGGGTGAATCATAGAGTACTGCTCCTCTGCACGGCACCGCAAATAATtaaattgtagtaaagtcctgctggcgccGGCCCACGGGCAAAGAGCTGCGATTGTCATGGGGTCTGCGGACCGCAACAAGAAGCCTCGAGGGCGGCATACGGCCCACAGGCcgagtgtttgagacctctggtgtagagtgtctgactctgctgtgtgaacaacaTCAGAAGTAGTCCTAATGCTGCAAGTTTTGAGCCAGACGCCGTGTGACAATTGCTCCTTTTTGCTTCTCCCCACAGGCGCAGCTTTACACTTTTACTGTCAGTGGACAGAAGAGATGGCATTATGTAGCAGAACCTTTGAATCCATTGTCAACACAAAAGTGGGGTGCGCACCTCCTGCAAATGATTTCAAGTGCACTTTTATGCCCACCCCTGCACTTGCAAACCAAATTTGCATATCAATAACATTTTTAGTGCAATGCATAGAACTGTAATAATCTATATTGCTTAACACTGCCCTATGCCACACTGCCTCAACTTTGCAGGGGTagattaagggtggctttacacactacgatatcgctaaagcgatctcgttgggggtcacagaatttgtgtcgcacatccggtcgcgttagcgatgtcgttgtctgtgtctgttgcaaaaacgttcaaaatcgctcatcggtgacatcccccctattcccaattatcgttgctgctgcagttacgatgttgtttgtcgttcctgcggcagcacacattgctacgtgtgacaccgcaggaacgacagacatctccttacctgcagccgccggaaaaggaggaaggatggaggtgggcggcatgttccggccgctcatctccgcccctccttttcgattgggtggtggttcagtgacgtcgttgtgacgctgaacgaaccacccccttagaaaggaggcggtttggcggtcacagtgacgtcgcagagcaggtatgtgcgtgtgaagctgccgtagcgataatgttcgctgcgggagcgatcaccacatatcggccgtgcgatgggggcgggtgctatcatgctggaaatcgccagcaaatgctagcgatgtcacagcatgtaaagcacccctaatggaaagattccctttaacttccaattgttttttttgtttcattggTTTTCTTTTGTAATATTTGATGAGTATCTCATTTCAGGATAAAAgcttttgttctttctttcctttccatTTTTTTATAGCAACGATGACTACAAATATGAGGAGATGTGCGCTGTGGATGGTGATCATTTCTCTAATCGTCTTCACACTCAGCTGGAATTACATCACTTTGGACAAAACATCTTTCCGCAAGATGAATCAAACAGATAACGCATCAAAGATAAAACTGGTTAATTATGTAGAGTCGCCATCCTGCGTACGGCCAGTCACTGGGGTTTGGACCATAGAACCCCAAGGACGGATGGGAAATCTAATGGGAGAGTACGCAACCCTCTATGCGTTATCCAAGATCAATGGTCATCAACCCTACATCTTACCCCATATGCACAAACAGTTATCCCAGTTATTTAGGATAAAGTTACCGGTTTTACCCCAAGAGGTTGCTGATCGCATGAAATGGAGGAGGTACATGTTATTAAATTGGATGCTACCTGAATACAGAAACATTTCGGGAGACTACGTCCAGTTCTTTAATACTCCATGGTCTTGGACTTTCTATCACCACATCAGAGATGAGATTCTCCGGGAATTTACATTTCATGACGATCTCAAGGAGGAAGCTAATAAATATCTCACCAATGTAAGGGGAGATCGCAAAAATGTGACCTTTATTGGGGTGCACGTTCGAAGGGGTGACTATGTGGAATACATGCCAAAGGTGAGGAAAGGAGTTGTAGCTCACAAAGGATATATGGACAAAGCCATGGCCTACTACAGAAATAAGTACTCAAATCCTCTCTTTGTGGTGACCAGTAATGGTATGGATTGGTGTAAGGAGAATATCAATACTTCTTTCGGAGACGTTCATTTTGCTGGGGATGGTGATGAATCATCTCCAGCCAGAGATTTTACTCTGTTGGTACATTGTAATCATACTATTATGACTATAGGGTCTTTTGGAATCTGGGCTTCATATATGGCAGGAGGAGAGACCATTTACCTGTCCAACTATATAATGCCAGATTCTCCATTTCTCAAACAGTTTCGATACGAGACGGCCTATCGTCCTGATTGGATTGGAATCCCTGCTGATCTCTCTCCACTTATGGGAgaaaaagggaaaaataagcatTGACAAGAATGAatagtgatgacatggactctcatgggttaaagtttcttaacattcatccagacaggatgatagattgtttatagatgggggataagtccctcattgtttttacaagactcatttggactcatgtaattgtgttggccactgaaagccagacgtattgttctctagacttttccagtaatcattgtattgtagttgtgtattgctaatgtgattaccttagtagccattgtctagtcggtgactcccagactacatgtataccctcagtctttctgtagacatcatttggatgaacattgtccatgcagcttgcgattcatccaatgggagaggcgctcttgtccaaccaatcgatgaggacgcagtgtatctaagtggaaggctgtggctataagagggatttctttaagccaccaggtggttgatggatgctgatggatccagtctaagctctttggagctgactagaggatcaggatatcttatggcttcaatctagggactccggttccggttggagaccatatccacagcctagggatttccgcGTGTTTGCGTGGGTTGCCTCCCattctccaaaaacatactgataggatatttaaaaggggttgtccactggtaggacaaccctttctgattccacgtttccacaAACAATCAACAAGAAGTGAGAGCACTTCCTGTTGACTACCttgtttggtctgaaggcggggagacagaacatGGTTGATGTGGGGCTCGCGTAACGTCACAACTTCACATGAGCCCCAACACTGCAATTCCGGACATTGCTGGAAGGGTGCCGATATGGAaagataggctttattattttacctggaggaaacgTGGAAttagaagaggttgtcctagtagtggacacccTTTTAACAGGAAAAACTTCCATA from the Anomaloglossus baeobatrachus isolate aAnoBae1 chromosome 11, aAnoBae1.hap1, whole genome shotgun sequence genome contains:
- the LOC142256170 gene encoding galactoside alpha-(1,2)-fucosyltransferase 2-like, with the protein product MVIISLIVFTLSWNYITLDKTSFRKMNQTDNASKIKLVNYVESPSCVRPVTGVWTIEPQGRMGNLMGEYATLYALSKINGHQPYILPHMHKQLSQLFRIKLPVLPQEVADRMKWRRYMLLNWMLPEYRNISGDYVQFFNTPWSWTFYHHIRDEILREFTFHDDLKEEANKYLTNVRGDRKNVTFIGVHVRRGDYVEYMPKVRKGVVAHKGYMDKAMAYYRNKYSNPLFVVTSNGMDWCKENINTSFGDVHFAGDGDESSPARDFTLLVHCNHTIMTIGSFGIWASYMAGGETIYLSNYIMPDSPFLKQFRYETAYRPDWIGIPADLSPLMGEKGKNKH